One segment of Mus pahari chromosome 11, PAHARI_EIJ_v1.1, whole genome shotgun sequence DNA contains the following:
- the Slc6a19 gene encoding sodium-dependent neutral amino acid transporter B(0)AT1 gives MVRLVLPNPGLEDRIPSLDELEVIEKEEAGSRPKWDNKAQYMLTCVGFCVGLGNVWRFPYLCQSHGGGAFMIPFLILLVLEGIPLLHLEFAIGQRLRKGSVGVWSSIHPALKGVGIASMFVSFMVGLYYNTIIAWVMWYFFNSFQEPLPWSECPLNQNQTGYVEECAKSSSVDYFWYRETLNISTSISDSGSIQWWILLCLTCAWSVLYVCIIRGIETTGKAVYITSTLPYVVLTIFLIRGLTLKGATNGIVFLFTPNITELSNPNTWLDAGAQVFYSFSLAFGGLISFSSYNSVHNNCEMDSVIVSVINGFTSVYAATVVYSIIGFRATERFDDCVNTNILTLINGFDLPEGNVTSENFEAYQQWCNATNPQAYAQLKFQTCDINSFLSEGVEGTGLAFIVFTEAITKMPVSPLWSVLFFIMLFCLGLSSMFGNMEGVVVPLQDLNITPKKWPKELLTGLICLGTYLIAFIFTLNSGQYWLSLLDSYAGSIPLLIIAFCEMFAVVYVYGVDRFNKDIEFMIGHKPNIFWQVTWRVVSPLIMLVIFLFFFVIEVNKRLMYSIWDPDYVEFPKSQKVPYPNWVYAVVVIVAGVPCLTIPCFAIYKLIRNCCQKSDDHHGLVNTLSTASVNGDLKN, from the exons ATGGTGAGGCTTGTGCTGCCCAACCCTGGCTTAGAGGACCGGATTCCATCTCTGGATGAATTAGAGGTCATTGAAAAGGAAGAGGCCGGCTCCAGGCCCAAATGGGACAACAAGGCCCAGTACATGCTCACCTGTGTGGGCTTTTGTGTGGGGCTGGGCAACGTGTGGCGCTTCCCCTACCTGTGCCAGAGCCATGGAGGAG GGGCCTTCATGATCCCATTTCTCATCCTTCTGGTGTTGGAGGGCATTCCTTTGCTGCACCTGGAGTTTGCCATCGGACAGAGGCTGCGCAAGGGCAGCGTGGGTGTGTGGAGCTCCATCCACCCTGCTCTGAAGGGTGTAG GCATCGCCTCCATGTTCGTGTCCTTCATGGTGGGTCTGTACTACAACACCATCATCGCCTGGGTCATGTGGTATTTCTTCAACTCCTTTCAGGAACCTCTGCCATGGAGTGAATGTCCACTCAACCAGAATCAGACAG GCTATGTGGAAGAGTGTGCCAAGAGCTCTTCCGTGGACTACTTCTGGTACCGAGAGACTCTCAACATCTCCACTTCCATCAGTGACTCGGGCTCCATCCAGTGGTGGATCCTGCTCTGCCTGACATGTGCCTGGagtgtgctgtatgtgtgcatTATCCGTGGCATCGAGACCACTGGGAAG GCTGTGTACATCACCTCCACCCTGCCCTATGTTGTACTGACCATCTTTCTCATCCGTGGCTTGACTCTGAAGGGTGCCACCAACGGCATTGTCTTCCTTTTCACACCCAAT ATCACGGAGCTGAGCAACCCCAACACGTGGCTGGATGCAGGTGCTCAGGTCTTCTACTCCTTCTCACTGGCCTTCGGGGGcctcatctccttctccagctACAACTCCGTGCA CAATAATTGTGAGATGGATTCTGTGATCGTGTCCGTCATCAATGGCTTCACATCTGTGTATGCGGCCACCGTGGTCTACTCCATCATTGGCTTCCGAGCCACTGAGCGCTTTGATGACTGTGTCAACAC GAACATCCTGACCCTCATCAATGGGTTCGACCTGCCGGAGGGCAATGTGACTTCAGAGAACTTTGAGGCCTACCAACAGTGGTGCAATGCCACTAATCCCCAGGCCTATGCACAACTGAAGTTTCAGACCTGTGACATTAACAGCTTCCTTTCTGAG GGTGTAGAGGGCACAGGCCTGGCCTTCATTGTCTTTACTGAAGCCATCACGAAGATGCCTGTGTCTCCACTGTGGTCGGTGCTCTTCTTTATAATGCTCTTCTGCCTGGGCCTCTCCTCCATGTTTGGGAACATGGAGGGTGTGGTCGTACCCCTTCAGGACCTCAATATCACCCCTAAGAAGTGGCCCAAAGAACTGTTGACAG GTCTCATCTGCTTGGGGACATATCTCATCGCCTTCATTTTCACACTGAATTCAGGCCAGTACTGGCTCTCCCTCCTGGACAGCTATGCTGGCTCCATCCCTCTGCTAATCATCGCCTTTTGTGAGATGTTTGCCGTCGTCTACGTGTATGGAGTTGACAG gttcAACAAGGACATCGAGTTCATGATCGGCCATAAGCCCAACATCTTCTGGCAAGTCACGTGGAGAGTGGTCAGTCCACTGATCATGCtggtcatcttcctcttcttttttgtgATTGAGGTCAACAAAAGGCTCATGTATAGCATCTGGGACCCTGACTAT GTGGAATTCCCGAAATCTCAGAAGGTTCCATACCCCAACTGGGTGTATGCAGTTGTGGTCATTGTGGCTGGAGTACCCTGCCTCACCATCCCCTGCTTTGCCATCTACAAGCTCATCAGAAACTGTTGCCAGAAGTCTGATGACCACCATGGGCTGGTCAATACACTGTCCACAGCCTCTGTGAATGGGGACCTTAAGAACTGA